A window of the Streptomyces sp. JB150 genome harbors these coding sequences:
- a CDS encoding amino acid permease — protein sequence MLDQGAPPQNRTQQAPGVAARLMRRKPVERLVAEGGQGEGGSLRRSLGLWQLTMISIGATLGTGIFVVLGDAVPEAGPAVTLAFVIAGLTALFSALSYAELAGSIPVAGSSYSYAYATMGELVAWVCGWCLVLEYGVSVAAVAVGWGEYLNELLDGTIGVTIPSALSSAPGEGGIINLPALIVVLLAMVFLLGGVRESARANTIMVAVKIAALVLFCAVGFMGFKSGNYADFMPLGMAGVSAAGATLFFSYIGFDAASTAGEEAKDPKKDLPRAIMLSLIIVTALYVLVAAVAVGAWHWTEFEGSEASLAAIMNDVSGQTFWGTLLALGAVISIASVVLTVLYGQTRILFAMSRDGLVPKALGKVDAKTGAPRLNTVIVSLFCGVLAALIPLGKLVDATSIGTLFAFALVNIAVIVLRYKRPELERTFKVPFGPVLPVLGFAFCAYNMFSLDTVTWVVFGFWMAAGLVFYFLYGYRRSRLAVTAATPEATPEAK from the coding sequence GTGCTCGACCAAGGCGCACCCCCGCAGAACCGCACCCAGCAAGCCCCGGGCGTCGCCGCGCGCCTGATGCGCCGCAAGCCCGTGGAACGCCTGGTCGCGGAGGGCGGCCAGGGCGAGGGCGGCTCGCTCAGGCGCTCCCTGGGCCTGTGGCAGCTCACCATGATCAGCATCGGTGCCACCCTCGGCACCGGCATCTTCGTCGTTCTCGGCGACGCCGTCCCGGAGGCCGGTCCCGCGGTCACCCTGGCGTTCGTCATCGCCGGCCTGACGGCCCTCTTCTCCGCCCTGTCGTACGCCGAACTGGCCGGCAGCATCCCGGTCGCCGGCTCCTCCTACTCGTATGCGTACGCAACGATGGGCGAGCTGGTCGCCTGGGTCTGCGGCTGGTGTCTGGTGCTGGAGTACGGCGTGTCCGTGGCCGCCGTCGCCGTCGGCTGGGGCGAGTACCTCAACGAACTCCTCGACGGCACCATCGGCGTCACCATCCCGAGCGCCCTGTCCTCGGCGCCCGGCGAGGGCGGGATCATCAACCTGCCCGCGCTGATCGTCGTCCTGCTGGCGATGGTCTTCCTGCTCGGCGGGGTGCGCGAGTCCGCCCGCGCCAACACCATCATGGTCGCGGTGAAGATCGCGGCGCTGGTGCTGTTCTGCGCGGTCGGCTTCATGGGCTTCAAGTCCGGCAACTACGCCGACTTCATGCCGCTCGGCATGGCGGGCGTCAGCGCGGCCGGCGCCACGCTGTTCTTCTCCTACATCGGCTTCGACGCCGCCTCCACCGCCGGCGAGGAGGCCAAGGACCCGAAGAAGGACCTGCCGCGCGCGATCATGCTGTCGCTGATCATCGTCACCGCGCTGTACGTGCTGGTCGCGGCCGTCGCCGTCGGCGCCTGGCACTGGACCGAGTTCGAGGGCTCCGAGGCCTCCCTCGCCGCGATCATGAACGACGTCAGCGGACAGACCTTCTGGGGCACCCTGCTCGCCCTGGGCGCGGTCATCTCCATCGCCAGCGTGGTCCTCACCGTGCTCTACGGCCAGACCCGCATCCTCTTCGCGATGTCCCGCGACGGACTGGTCCCCAAGGCGCTCGGCAAGGTCGACGCCAAGACCGGCGCCCCGCGCCTGAACACCGTGATCGTCTCCCTGTTCTGCGGTGTCCTCGCCGCGCTGATCCCGCTCGGCAAGCTCGTCGACGCCACCAGCATCGGCACGCTGTTCGCCTTCGCCCTGGTCAACATCGCGGTGATCGTGCTGCGCTACAAGCGGCCCGAGCTGGAGCGCACCTTCAAGGTGCCGTTCGGCCCGGTGCTGCCCGTGCTGGGCTTCGCCTTCTGCGCGTACAACATGTTCAGCCTCGATACCGTCACCTGGGTGGTGTTCGGGTTCTGGATGGCCGCCGGTCTCGTGTTCTACTTCCTCTACGGCTATCGCCGGTCCCGGCTCGCCGTGACGGCGGCCACCCCAGAGGCAACACCAGAAGCGAAGTGA
- a CDS encoding GuaB1 family IMP dehydrogenase-related protein, with product MRFLNDIQPSYDLTYDDVFMVPRRSAVGSRQGVDLSSPDGTGTTIPLVVANMTAIAGRRMAETVARRGGLVVIPQDIPIEVVTDVISWVKSRHLVLDTPIVLAPHQTVADALSLLPKRAHNAGVVVDEDQRPVGVVTDADLSGVDRFTQLEVVMSKDLLLLDAGIDPREAFNTLDHHNRRYAPAVDEDGRLAGILTRKGALRATLYTPAVDAHGRLRIAAAVGINGDVAGKAKQLLDAGVDTLVIDTAHGHQESMISAIRTVRALDPQVPIVAGNIVSAEGVKDLVDAGADIIKVGVGPGAMCTTRMMTGVGRPQFSAVLECAAEAKKYGKHVWADGGVRHPRDVAMALAAGASNVMIGSWFAGTYESPGDLQHDADGRAYKESFGMASARAVRNRTSEESAYDRARKALFEEGISTSRMFLDPARPGVEDLIDSIIAGVRSSCTYAGAASLEEFAEKAVVGIQSAAGYAEGKPLHASWN from the coding sequence GTGCGTTTCCTCAACGACATCCAGCCCTCGTACGACCTGACGTACGACGACGTGTTCATGGTGCCGCGCCGTAGCGCGGTCGGCTCCCGGCAGGGCGTGGACCTCAGCTCCCCGGACGGCACGGGCACCACGATCCCGCTCGTCGTCGCCAACATGACCGCCATCGCCGGCCGCCGGATGGCCGAGACCGTGGCCCGGCGCGGCGGCCTCGTGGTCATCCCGCAGGACATCCCGATCGAGGTCGTCACCGACGTCATCTCCTGGGTCAAGAGCCGCCACCTGGTGCTGGACACCCCGATCGTGCTCGCCCCCCACCAGACCGTGGCCGACGCGCTGTCGCTGCTGCCCAAGCGGGCGCACAACGCCGGTGTGGTCGTCGACGAGGACCAGCGCCCGGTGGGCGTCGTCACCGACGCGGACCTGAGCGGCGTGGACCGCTTCACCCAGCTCGAAGTGGTCATGTCCAAGGACCTGCTCCTGCTGGACGCCGGCATCGACCCGCGCGAGGCCTTCAACACCCTCGACCACCACAACCGGCGCTACGCCCCGGCGGTCGACGAGGACGGCAGGCTCGCGGGCATCCTCACCCGCAAGGGCGCCCTGCGCGCCACCCTGTACACCCCGGCCGTGGACGCGCACGGCAGGCTGCGCATCGCCGCCGCCGTCGGCATCAACGGCGACGTGGCGGGCAAGGCGAAGCAGCTGCTGGACGCGGGCGTCGACACCCTCGTCATCGACACCGCGCACGGCCACCAGGAGTCGATGATCAGCGCGATCCGGACCGTGCGCGCGCTCGACCCGCAGGTGCCGATCGTCGCGGGCAACATCGTCTCCGCCGAGGGCGTCAAGGACCTGGTCGACGCGGGCGCCGACATCATCAAGGTCGGTGTGGGCCCCGGCGCCATGTGCACCACCCGCATGATGACCGGCGTCGGCCGGCCGCAGTTCTCCGCGGTGCTGGAGTGCGCCGCCGAGGCGAAGAAGTACGGCAAGCACGTGTGGGCCGACGGCGGTGTCCGCCACCCCCGCGACGTGGCGATGGCCCTCGCGGCCGGGGCCTCCAACGTGATGATCGGCTCCTGGTTCGCCGGCACCTACGAGTCCCCGGGCGACCTCCAGCACGACGCCGACGGCCGCGCCTACAAGGAGTCGTTCGGCATGGCGTCGGCGCGGGCCGTGCGCAACCGTACGTCCGAGGAGTCGGCGTACGACCGCGCCCGCAAGGCGCTGTTCGAGGAGGGCATCTCCACCTCCCGGATGTTCCTCGACCCGGCCCGTCCGGGCGTCGAGGACCTGATCGACTCGATCATCGCGGGCGTCCGCTCCTCGTGCACCTACGCCGGTGCCGCCTCCCTGGAGGAGTTCGCCGAGAAGGCCGTCGTCGGCATCCAGAGCGCGGCCGGCTACGCCGAGGGCAAGCCGCTGCACGCCAGCTGGAACTGA
- a CDS encoding sugar-binding domain-containing protein produces MNSSEEIAVSGMSAGRSAMRMGPAELVQAAAMARRFYLEGKSKIQIAEEFGVSRFKVARVLETALERDLVRIEIRVPAELDAERSDALRARYGLRHAVVVESPPESQETPDPENLGEVAADLLGELVNEGDVLGLAWGRSTIHMAAALDRLPPCTVVQLTGVYDAGTAERGSVEAVRRAAQVSGGDAHPIYAPMLLPDAATAAALRNQTGIARAFEYFDKVTVACVSIGSWEPGISTVHDMLSDEERAHYASLGVAAEMSAHLFDAEGRRIGRDLGERCITVKADQLRRIPEVVAIAGGQRKGPAIDAVLRSGLVTSLVTDTSAADYLMTAGPAPKPALNRADPDGH; encoded by the coding sequence GTGAACAGCAGTGAGGAGATCGCCGTGTCGGGTATGTCGGCGGGCCGGTCAGCCATGCGGATGGGACCCGCTGAGCTGGTGCAGGCGGCGGCCATGGCCCGCCGCTTCTACCTCGAGGGCAAGTCCAAGATCCAGATCGCCGAGGAGTTCGGCGTCAGCCGCTTCAAGGTGGCCCGGGTCCTGGAGACCGCCCTCGAACGGGACCTCGTACGCATCGAGATCCGGGTCCCGGCCGAGCTGGACGCCGAGCGCTCCGACGCGCTGCGCGCCCGCTACGGCCTCAGGCACGCCGTGGTGGTCGAGTCGCCGCCCGAGTCGCAGGAGACCCCGGACCCCGAGAACCTCGGGGAGGTGGCCGCGGACCTGCTCGGCGAGCTGGTCAACGAGGGCGATGTGCTGGGCCTGGCCTGGGGCCGGTCCACCATCCACATGGCCGCGGCCCTCGACCGGCTCCCGCCGTGCACCGTGGTGCAGCTGACCGGGGTGTACGACGCGGGGACCGCCGAACGCGGCTCGGTGGAGGCCGTACGGCGGGCCGCCCAGGTCTCGGGTGGCGACGCCCACCCCATCTACGCGCCGATGCTGCTGCCGGACGCGGCCACCGCGGCGGCGCTGCGCAACCAGACCGGGATCGCCCGGGCCTTCGAGTACTTCGACAAGGTCACGGTCGCCTGTGTCTCCATCGGCTCCTGGGAGCCGGGCATCTCGACGGTGCACGACATGCTCAGCGACGAGGAGCGGGCGCACTACGCCTCGCTCGGCGTCGCCGCCGAGATGTCCGCACACCTCTTCGACGCGGAGGGCCGCCGGATCGGCCGCGACCTCGGCGAGCGGTGCATCACCGTCAAGGCCGACCAGCTGCGCCGCATCCCGGAGGTCGTGGCCATCGCGGGCGGGCAGCGCAAGGGGCCCGCGATCGACGCGGTGCTGCGCTCCGGGCTGGTCACCAGCCTGGTCACCGACACCTCGGCCGCGGACTACCTGATGACGGCCGGCCCGGCGCCCAAGCCCGCGCTGAACCGGGCGGACCCGGACGGCCACTGA
- the rpe gene encoding ribulose-phosphate 3-epimerase, which translates to MAVQINPSILSADFARLADEAKAVEGADWLHVDVMDNHFVPNLTLGVPVVESLARATDTPLDCHLMIEAPDRWAPQYVEAGASSVTFHVEAAAAPVRLAREIRAKGARASMALKPATPVEPYEDLLPELDMLLIMTVEPGFGGQAFLDIMLPKIRRTRELIAKHGLQLWLQVDGGVSASTIERCAEAGADVFVAGSAVYGASDPAEAVRALRTQAEAATAKASWACDH; encoded by the coding sequence ATGGCCGTGCAGATCAACCCCAGCATCCTGTCCGCCGACTTCGCCCGTCTCGCCGACGAGGCGAAGGCGGTCGAGGGAGCCGACTGGCTCCATGTCGACGTCATGGACAACCATTTCGTCCCGAACCTGACGCTCGGCGTGCCGGTCGTGGAGTCCCTGGCCCGTGCGACGGACACGCCGCTGGACTGCCACCTGATGATCGAGGCCCCCGACCGCTGGGCGCCGCAGTACGTGGAGGCGGGTGCCTCCTCGGTCACCTTCCACGTCGAGGCCGCCGCCGCTCCGGTGCGTCTCGCGCGGGAGATCCGGGCCAAGGGTGCCCGCGCCTCGATGGCGCTGAAGCCCGCGACGCCCGTCGAGCCGTACGAGGACCTGCTGCCCGAGCTGGACATGCTGCTCATCATGACGGTGGAGCCGGGCTTCGGCGGTCAGGCGTTCCTCGACATCATGCTGCCGAAGATCCGGCGCACCCGGGAGCTGATCGCCAAGCACGGCCTGCAGCTGTGGCTCCAGGTGGACGGCGGAGTCTCGGCTTCCACCATCGAGCGGTGCGCCGAGGCCGGCGCCGATGTCTTCGTGGCCGGATCGGCGGTCTACGGGGCATCCGACCCGGCCGAGGCGGTACGTGCACTGCGCACCCAGGCCGAGGCGGCCACCGCCAAGGCGTCGTGGGCGTGCGACCACTGA
- a CDS encoding transcription antitermination factor NusB, producing the protein MSDTPRRPRKPGKPYRRPQKDPVRVLAFEALRAVDERDAYANLVLPPLLRKAREKEGPEKFDGRDAALATELVYGTLRRQGTYDAVIAACVDRPLREVDPPVLDVLSLGAHQLLGTRIPPHAAVSATVELARVVLGDGRAKFVNAVLRKVAQHDLDGWLERIAPPYDEDPEDHLSVVHSHPRWVVSALWDSLGGGRDGIERLLAADNERPEVTLVARPGRATAEELLAEDAAVPGRWSPYAVRLTEGGEPGAIQAVREGRAGVQDEGSQLVALALANAPLEGPDERWLDGCAGPGGKAALLAALAAERGATLLASEKQTHRAGLVAKALHGNPGPYQVIAADGTRPPWRPGSFDRVLMDVPCTGLGALRRRPEARWRRRPEDLDGFAPLQRALLRTALESVRVGGVVGYATCSPLLPETRAVVADLVKQFPDAEMIDARPLLPGVPDLGEGPDVQLWPHLHGTDAMYLALIRRTA; encoded by the coding sequence GTGAGCGACACCCCCCGGCGGCCCCGCAAGCCCGGCAAGCCCTACCGTCGGCCCCAGAAGGACCCCGTCCGCGTCCTCGCCTTCGAGGCGCTGCGCGCCGTGGACGAGCGGGACGCCTACGCCAACCTCGTGCTGCCGCCGCTGCTGCGCAAGGCGCGCGAGAAGGAGGGGCCCGAGAAGTTCGACGGGCGGGACGCCGCGCTGGCCACCGAGCTGGTCTACGGGACCCTGCGCCGGCAGGGCACCTACGACGCGGTCATCGCGGCCTGCGTCGACCGGCCGCTGCGCGAGGTCGACCCGCCGGTGCTGGACGTGCTGAGCCTCGGCGCGCACCAGCTGCTCGGCACCCGCATCCCCCCGCACGCCGCCGTCTCCGCCACCGTGGAACTGGCCCGCGTGGTGCTCGGCGACGGGCGCGCCAAGTTCGTCAACGCCGTGCTGCGCAAGGTCGCCCAGCACGACCTCGACGGCTGGCTCGAGCGGATCGCGCCGCCCTACGACGAGGACCCCGAGGACCACCTCTCCGTCGTCCACTCCCACCCGCGCTGGGTCGTCTCCGCGCTGTGGGACTCGCTCGGCGGCGGCCGGGACGGCATCGAGCGGCTGCTGGCGGCGGACAACGAGCGCCCCGAGGTGACGCTGGTCGCCCGCCCCGGCCGGGCCACGGCCGAGGAGCTGCTGGCCGAGGACGCCGCGGTGCCGGGCCGCTGGTCGCCGTACGCCGTCCGGCTCACCGAGGGCGGTGAGCCCGGCGCGATCCAGGCCGTGCGCGAGGGACGGGCCGGGGTGCAGGACGAGGGCAGCCAGCTCGTCGCGCTCGCGCTCGCCAACGCCCCGCTGGAAGGGCCGGACGAGAGGTGGCTGGACGGCTGCGCCGGACCCGGCGGCAAGGCGGCGCTGCTCGCCGCGCTCGCCGCGGAGCGGGGCGCCACGCTGCTCGCCTCCGAGAAGCAGACCCACCGGGCGGGGCTGGTCGCCAAGGCCCTGCACGGCAACCCCGGCCCCTACCAGGTCATCGCTGCCGACGGCACCCGCCCGCCGTGGCGGCCCGGCAGCTTCGACCGGGTCCTGATGGACGTGCCCTGCACCGGGCTCGGCGCGCTGCGCCGCCGCCCCGAGGCCCGCTGGCGGCGCCGCCCGGAGGACCTGGACGGCTTCGCGCCGCTCCAGCGCGCCCTGCTGCGCACCGCCCTGGAGTCCGTGCGCGTCGGCGGCGTCGTCGGCTACGCCACCTGCTCCCCGCTGCTGCCCGAGACCCGGGCCGTGGTGGCCGACCTGGTCAAGCAGTTCCCGGACGCGGAGATGATCGACGCCCGCCCGCTCCTCCCCGGCGTCCCCGACCTCGGCGAGGGCCCCGACGTCCAGCTCTGGCCCCACCTGCACGGCACGGACGCGATGTACCTGGCCCTGATCCGCCGCACCGCCTGA
- the fmt gene encoding methionyl-tRNA formyltransferase: MKLVFAGTPEVAVPALDALLASGRHEVAAVVTRPDAPAGRGRRLVASPVAERAEEAGIEVLKPAKPRDPEFLDRLRAIAPDCCPVVAYGALLPRVALDVPRHGWVNLHFSLLPAWRGAAPVQHSIMAGDEITGASTFLIEEGLDSGPVYGTVTEEIRPTDTSGDLLTRLAFAGAGLLAATMDGIEDGSLKAVPQPAEGVSLAPKITVEDARVDWAAPALRVDRVVRGCTPAPGAWTTFRGERLKLIQVALVPGRTDLAPGKLSVGKNNVYAGTGSHAVELLWVQAQGKKPMRAADWARGVRIGDDESVGS; encoded by the coding sequence ATGAAGCTCGTCTTCGCCGGTACCCCCGAGGTCGCCGTTCCCGCCCTGGACGCTCTGCTCGCCTCCGGGCGGCACGAGGTGGCCGCCGTCGTCACCCGGCCCGACGCGCCGGCCGGGCGGGGCCGCAGGCTGGTCGCCTCGCCCGTGGCCGAGCGGGCGGAGGAGGCCGGCATCGAGGTGCTGAAGCCCGCCAAACCGCGGGACCCGGAGTTCCTGGACCGGCTGCGCGCGATCGCCCCGGACTGCTGCCCGGTCGTCGCGTACGGCGCGCTGCTGCCGCGGGTCGCCCTCGACGTCCCCCGGCACGGCTGGGTCAACCTGCACTTCTCGCTGCTGCCCGCCTGGCGCGGCGCGGCGCCCGTGCAGCACTCCATCATGGCGGGCGACGAGATCACCGGCGCCTCCACCTTCCTCATCGAGGAGGGACTGGACTCCGGCCCGGTCTACGGCACCGTCACCGAGGAGATCCGCCCCACCGACACCAGCGGCGACCTGCTGACCCGGCTCGCCTTCGCCGGGGCGGGGCTGCTGGCCGCCACCATGGACGGCATCGAGGACGGCTCCCTCAAGGCCGTACCGCAGCCCGCCGAGGGCGTCAGCCTCGCACCGAAGATCACCGTCGAGGACGCGCGCGTCGACTGGGCGGCGCCCGCGCTGCGGGTCGACCGCGTGGTGCGCGGCTGCACCCCGGCGCCCGGCGCGTGGACCACCTTCCGCGGGGAGCGGCTGAAGCTCATCCAGGTCGCCCTGGTGCCCGGGCGGACCGACCTGGCGCCCGGCAAGCTGTCCGTCGGCAAGAACAACGTGTACGCCGGCACCGGTTCGCACGCCGTCGAGCTGCTGTGGGTGCAGGCCCAGGGCAAGAAGCCGATGCGGGCGGCGGACTGGGCGCGCGGGGTGCGGATCGGCGACGACGAGTCCGTCGGCTCCTGA
- a CDS encoding primosomal protein N' — protein sequence MSSENGRGGEGAEGAPPEQLALIRESVRKAREPRAKPRTWRGAALARELPVARVLVDKGVLHLDRYFDYAVPDELDADAQPGVRVRVRFGAGRHRVREGRREGGGLIDGFLIERRAESDYSGPLAALAQVVSPEPVLSEELLGLARAVADRYAGSLADVLQLAVPPRNARAEQRPSPAPLPPPPAPEPGSWERYERGAAFLAALASGGAPRAVWNALPGPHWSEELARAVAATLASGRGALVVVPDGRAAARVDAALTGLLGEGRHALLTADAGPEKRYREWLAVRRGAVRAVVGTRAAMFAPVRDLGLVALWDDGDDSHSEQHAPQPHAREVLLLRAAQDRCAFLLGGWSCTVEAAQLVESGWARPLVAGREQVRAAAPLVRTVGDQDLARDEAARAARLPTLAWQAVREGLRHGPVLVQVPRRGYVPRMACARCREPARCRHCAGPLEALEAQDVQGAGALRCGWCGRGEESWHCPECGSFRLRAQIVGARRTAEELGRAFPAVPVRTSGREHVLDTVPGTPALVVSTPGAEPVAEGGYAAALLLDGWAMLGRPDLRAGEDALRRWIAAGALVRPQRAGGTVVIVAEPTLRPVQALVRWDPVGHAVRELAERAELGFPPVSRMAAVSGTAEAVAEFLTMVELPPEAEVLGPVPLPAAAPGRPRRPGAPPPGEHWERALIRVPPGRGAALASALKATQAARMARGSGAPVRVRIDPPDIG from the coding sequence GTGAGCAGCGAGAACGGGCGGGGCGGCGAGGGCGCGGAGGGTGCGCCGCCGGAGCAGCTCGCGCTCATCCGGGAGAGCGTGCGCAAGGCGCGGGAGCCGCGGGCCAAGCCGCGGACCTGGCGGGGCGCCGCGCTGGCCAGGGAGCTGCCCGTGGCCCGGGTGCTCGTGGACAAGGGCGTGCTGCACCTCGACCGGTACTTCGACTACGCCGTGCCCGATGAGCTGGACGCCGACGCGCAGCCCGGCGTGCGGGTGCGGGTGCGGTTCGGGGCCGGGCGGCACCGGGTGCGCGAAGGCCGCCGCGAGGGCGGGGGCCTGATCGACGGCTTCCTGATCGAGCGGCGCGCCGAGTCCGACTACTCCGGACCGCTCGCCGCGCTCGCCCAGGTCGTGTCGCCGGAACCCGTGCTGAGCGAGGAGCTGCTCGGGCTGGCCCGGGCCGTCGCCGACCGGTACGCGGGCAGCCTCGCCGATGTGCTGCAACTGGCCGTGCCGCCGCGCAACGCACGCGCCGAGCAGCGGCCCTCACCCGCGCCGCTGCCCCCGCCGCCGGCGCCGGAGCCGGGCTCCTGGGAGCGGTACGAGCGCGGCGCGGCGTTCCTCGCGGCACTGGCCTCCGGCGGCGCGCCACGGGCCGTGTGGAACGCGCTGCCCGGCCCGCACTGGAGCGAGGAGCTGGCGCGGGCCGTCGCCGCGACGCTCGCCTCGGGCCGCGGCGCGCTGGTCGTCGTACCGGACGGGCGGGCCGCCGCGCGCGTCGACGCGGCGCTGACCGGCCTGCTGGGGGAGGGGCGGCACGCGCTGCTCACCGCCGACGCCGGGCCGGAGAAGCGGTACCGGGAGTGGCTGGCCGTACGCAGAGGTGCCGTGCGGGCCGTCGTCGGGACGCGCGCCGCCATGTTCGCGCCCGTGCGCGATCTCGGACTGGTGGCCCTCTGGGACGACGGCGACGACAGCCACAGCGAGCAGCACGCGCCCCAGCCGCACGCGCGGGAGGTGCTGCTGCTGCGCGCCGCCCAGGACCGGTGCGCCTTCCTGCTGGGAGGCTGGAGCTGCACCGTCGAGGCGGCGCAGCTGGTGGAGAGCGGCTGGGCCCGGCCCCTGGTAGCCGGGCGCGAGCAGGTACGGGCCGCCGCGCCGCTCGTGCGGACGGTAGGCGACCAGGACCTGGCGCGCGACGAGGCCGCGCGGGCGGCCCGGCTGCCCACGCTGGCCTGGCAGGCCGTCCGGGAAGGGCTGCGGCACGGACCGGTCCTGGTGCAGGTGCCGCGTCGGGGGTACGTCCCACGGATGGCGTGCGCCCGCTGCCGCGAGCCCGCGCGCTGCCGGCACTGCGCCGGACCGCTGGAGGCGCTGGAGGCCCAGGACGTCCAGGGCGCCGGGGCTCTGCGGTGCGGGTGGTGCGGACGGGGCGAGGAGTCCTGGCACTGCCCGGAGTGCGGGTCGTTCCGGCTGCGCGCGCAGATCGTGGGGGCGCGGCGCACCGCGGAGGAGCTGGGGCGGGCGTTCCCGGCGGTTCCGGTGCGCACCTCGGGCCGCGAGCACGTGCTGGACACGGTGCCCGGGACGCCCGCCCTGGTGGTCAGCACACCGGGCGCCGAACCGGTCGCGGAGGGCGGTTACGCCGCCGCGCTGCTGCTCGACGGCTGGGCCATGCTGGGGCGGCCGGATCTGCGCGCGGGCGAGGACGCGCTGCGGCGCTGGATCGCGGCCGGCGCGCTGGTGCGGCCGCAGCGGGCCGGCGGCACGGTGGTGATCGTCGCCGAGCCGACCCTGCGGCCCGTGCAGGCCCTGGTGCGCTGGGACCCGGTCGGCCACGCGGTACGGGAACTCGCCGAGCGCGCCGAGCTGGGGTTCCCGCCGGTGTCGCGGATGGCGGCGGTCTCCGGGACGGCGGAGGCGGTCGCGGAGTTCCTGACGATGGTCGAGCTGCCCCCTGAGGCGGAGGTGCTGGGGCCGGTGCCGCTGCCCGCCGCCGCGCCCGGCCGGCCCCGGCGGCCCGGTGCACCGCCGCCCGGCGAGCACTGGGAGCGCGCGCTGATCCGGGTGCCGCCGGGGCGCGGTGCCGCGCTGGCGAGCGCCCTGAAGGCCACCCAGGCGGCCCGGATGGCCCGGGGGAGCGGGGCGCCGGTCCGGGTGCGGATCGATCCGCCGGACATCGGGTGA
- the metK gene encoding methionine adenosyltransferase, whose translation MSRRLFTSESVTEGHPDKIADQISDTILDALLREDPTSRVAVETLITTGLVHVAGEVTTKAYAPIPQLVRDKILEIGYDSSKKGFDGASCGVSVSIGSQSPDIAQGVDTAYETRVEGDEDELDRQGAGDQGLMFGYATDETPTLMPLPIFLAHRLSKRLTDVRKNGTIPYLRPDGKTQVTIEYDGDKAVRLDTVVVSSQHASDIDLDSLLAPDIREFVVEPELKALLDEGIKLDTEGYRLLVNPTGRFEIGGPMGDAGLTGRKIIIDTYGGMARHGGGAFSGKDPSKVDRSAAYAMRWVAKNVVAAGLAARCEVQVAYAIGKAEPVGLFIETFGTHKIEPEKIEKAIDEVFDLRPAAIIRDLDLLRPIYAQTAAYGHFGRELPDFTWERTDRVDALREAAGL comes from the coding sequence GTGTCCCGTCGCCTGTTCACTTCGGAGTCCGTGACCGAGGGTCACCCCGACAAGATCGCTGACCAGATCAGCGACACCATTCTCGACGCGCTGCTGCGCGAGGACCCGACCTCCCGGGTCGCCGTCGAGACCCTGATCACGACCGGCCTGGTCCACGTGGCCGGCGAGGTCACGACCAAGGCCTACGCCCCGATCCCGCAGCTCGTCCGGGACAAGATCCTGGAGATCGGCTACGACTCCTCGAAGAAGGGCTTCGACGGCGCCTCCTGCGGCGTGTCCGTGTCGATCGGCTCGCAGTCCCCGGACATCGCGCAGGGCGTCGACACGGCGTACGAGACCCGCGTCGAGGGCGACGAGGACGAGCTGGACCGGCAGGGCGCCGGCGACCAGGGCCTGATGTTCGGCTACGCGACGGACGAGACGCCGACGCTCATGCCGCTCCCGATCTTCCTGGCCCACCGGCTGTCCAAGCGCCTGACGGACGTCCGCAAGAACGGCACGATCCCCTACCTGCGCCCCGACGGGAAGACCCAGGTCACCATCGAGTACGACGGTGACAAGGCCGTCCGCCTCGACACCGTGGTGGTCTCCTCGCAGCACGCCTCGGACATCGACCTGGACTCGTTGCTGGCGCCCGACATCCGCGAGTTCGTGGTCGAGCCGGAGCTGAAGGCGCTGCTGGACGAGGGCATCAAGCTCGACACCGAGGGCTACCGCCTGCTGGTGAACCCGACCGGCCGCTTCGAGATCGGCGGTCCGATGGGCGACGCGGGCCTGACCGGTCGCAAGATCATCATCGACACCTACGGCGGCATGGCCCGTCACGGAGGCGGCGCGTTCTCCGGCAAGGACCCGTCCAAGGTGGACCGCTCGGCGGCGTACGCGATGCGCTGGGTCGCGAAGAACGTGGTCGCCGCGGGTCTCGCCGCCCGCTGCGAGGTGCAGGTGGCGTACGCGATCGGCAAGGCGGAGCCCGTGGGTCTCTTCATCGAGACCTTCGGCACCCACAAGATCGAGCCCGAGAAGATCGAGAAGGCCATCGACGAGGTCTTCGACCTGCGTCCGGCCGCGATCATCCGCGACCTCGACCTGCTGCGTCCGATCTACGCCCAGACCGCCGCGTACGGTCACTTCGGGCGGGAGCTGCCCGACTTCACCTGGGAGCGCACCGACCGCGTCGACGCGCTGCGCGAGGCGGCGGGGCTGTAA